A DNA window from Akkermansiaceae bacterium contains the following coding sequences:
- a CDS encoding type II secretion system protein GspG: MKTQRFSRSRGFSLIEMLAVITILVILAAVVIGGTRFVKEKQAKETAKIQIQLLSQALEQYKLDNGAYPTGGMGGKRDSKILYRALYWDSDDNGAGADTDRQQKVYLSELDPDNNKQGWTDGTRAEVILLDPWGNEYRFRSGRMNDGKANPEAINPDFDIWSAGPDGKTNLTGEGDVTKDDIRNWGS, from the coding sequence ATGAAAACCCAACGATTCTCCCGCAGCCGCGGCTTCAGCCTCATCGAGATGCTGGCGGTCATCACCATCCTGGTGATCCTCGCCGCCGTCGTCATCGGTGGCACCAGGTTCGTGAAGGAGAAGCAGGCCAAGGAAACGGCGAAGATCCAGATCCAGCTCCTGTCGCAGGCGCTGGAGCAGTACAAGCTGGACAACGGCGCGTATCCCACCGGCGGCATGGGCGGCAAGCGGGACAGCAAGATCCTCTACCGGGCGCTGTACTGGGACTCCGACGACAACGGGGCGGGCGCCGACACCGACCGCCAGCAGAAGGTCTATCTTTCCGAACTGGACCCGGACAACAACAAGCAGGGCTGGACCGACGGCACCCGTGCCGAGGTCATCCTGCTGGACCCGTGGGGCAACGAGTACCGTTTCCGCTCCGGCAGGATGAACGACGGCAAGGCGAACCCGGAGGCGATCAACCCTGACTTCGACATCTGGTCCGCCGGTCCCGATGGCAAGACGAACCTGACCGGTGAGGGTGACGTGACCAAGGACGACATCCGCAACTGGGGCAGTTGA
- a CDS encoding type II secretion system F family protein, with amino-acid sequence MPNFQYKALDAKGDETIGSISAANEAEAVQQIRALNLHPTQIAEEGKGKITKSKTPAAKGKGGGKAKAVKGTTGGRIKPKNLMIFTRQLATLIDSGLPLLRSLTVLAKQEPNPVLKGTVNSLAESVQGGSTFSESLAQHPKIFNKLYVNMVKAGELGGVLEIVLNRLAEYQEKAQKLKNKIVSAMVYPVIVMFIAVAILIFLMIFIVPKFKEMFADMPGQQLPLISRVVFGASEFMLDRPFVVPNAVFIFIFIGFLIFMFKMWSNTKGGRVSVDKAKLTMPIIGDIQRKSAVSRFARTLGTLVTSGVPILQALNITRDTAGNVIISKAIDKVHEAVKEGESIVTPLQASGVFPDMVISMVDVGEETGQLPEMLLKVADVYDDEVDNAVTALTSILEPIMIVFLALVVGSVVFALFLPLIQVISNMGQST; translated from the coding sequence ATGCCTAACTTCCAATACAAAGCTCTCGACGCGAAAGGCGATGAGACCATCGGCAGCATCTCCGCCGCGAATGAGGCGGAAGCAGTCCAGCAGATCCGAGCATTGAACCTGCATCCCACTCAGATTGCGGAGGAAGGGAAAGGCAAGATCACCAAGAGCAAGACCCCGGCCGCCAAGGGCAAGGGCGGTGGCAAGGCAAAGGCGGTCAAAGGCACGACCGGCGGACGCATCAAGCCGAAGAACCTGATGATCTTCACCCGCCAGCTCGCGACGCTCATCGACTCCGGCCTGCCGCTTCTGCGCAGCCTGACCGTGCTGGCGAAGCAGGAGCCGAACCCGGTGCTGAAAGGTACGGTCAACTCCCTGGCGGAGTCCGTGCAGGGCGGCTCGACTTTCTCCGAGTCCCTCGCGCAGCACCCGAAGATTTTCAACAAGCTCTACGTGAACATGGTGAAGGCCGGTGAGCTGGGCGGTGTGCTCGAAATCGTCCTCAACCGTCTGGCGGAGTACCAGGAGAAGGCGCAGAAGCTGAAGAACAAGATCGTGTCCGCGATGGTCTATCCGGTCATCGTCATGTTCATCGCCGTGGCGATCCTGATCTTCCTGATGATCTTCATCGTTCCGAAGTTCAAGGAGATGTTCGCTGACATGCCCGGGCAGCAGCTCCCGCTGATTTCGCGCGTCGTCTTCGGCGCGTCGGAGTTCATGCTGGACCGTCCGTTCGTGGTGCCGAACGCGGTGTTCATCTTCATCTTCATCGGCTTCCTGATCTTCATGTTCAAGATGTGGAGCAACACGAAGGGCGGCCGCGTCTCCGTGGACAAGGCGAAGCTGACCATGCCCATCATCGGTGACATCCAGCGCAAGAGCGCGGTGTCCCGCTTCGCCCGGACACTGGGCACCCTGGTCACCTCCGGTGTGCCGATCCTCCAGGCGCTCAACATCACCCGCGACACCGCCGGCAACGTCATCATCTCCAAGGCGATCGACAAGGTGCATGAGGCGGTCAAGGAGGGTGAATCCATCGTCACTCCGCTGCAGGCATCCGGTGTGTTCCCGGACATGGTCATTTCCATGGTGGACGTCGGTGAGGAAACCGGCCAGCTCCCGGAGATGCTCCTGAAGGTGGCGGACGTGTATGATGATGAGGTTGACAACGCGGTCACCGCGCTTACCTCCATCCTGGAGCCGATCATGATCGTGTTCCTGGCTTTGGTCGTCGGCTCGGTGGTGTTCGCGCTGTTCCTGCCGCTGATCCAGGTGATCTCCAACATGGGCCAGTCCACGTGA
- a CDS encoding NADH-quinone oxidoreductase subunit A: MPTDYLPVLFQILIAIGFAAVTLTLSVVFGRSARTNKTKDSAYECGMLPIGDGAPRFSIKFYLVAMLFVIFDIEVVFMYPWAVQFRDLVTHQGPTALASMAGFAGILVFAYIYALKKGALNWKS; the protein is encoded by the coding sequence ATGCCCACCGACTACCTTCCCGTCCTTTTCCAGATCCTCATCGCCATCGGCTTCGCCGCCGTCACCCTGACGCTGAGCGTGGTGTTCGGGCGCTCCGCCAGGACGAACAAGACGAAGGACAGCGCCTATGAGTGCGGCATGCTCCCCATCGGCGACGGCGCGCCGCGCTTTTCCATCAAGTTCTACCTGGTGGCCATGCTCTTCGTCATCTTCGACATCGAGGTGGTCTTCATGTATCCATGGGCCGTCCAGTTCCGTGACCTGGTGACCCACCAGGGTCCCACCGCACTGGCCAGCATGGCCGGCTTCGCGGGCATCCTGGTCTTCGCCTACATCTATGCGCTGAAAAAAGGCGCGCTGAACTGGAAATCCTGA
- a CDS encoding IS110 family transposase: protein MKTIHQSEPSVHIGVDVAKAELVCDLNGSIKRYPNTSAGISRFLRSAAAIPGAHIICESTGGYEKTLVQTSLQGGIPASSVPPQRVREFANSIGAKAKNDPRDAAVISHFAAQARPVSATLLSPGRRKLDALMRFRAELMESLHRESCRHEHHDDPLVSKLARARIARFEKDIETVNEAAAAVIAADPELARADARLREISGIGVQTTRTLLAFLPELGTIGRRRIASLAGLAPFDNDSGQTKGRRYIQGGRAAVRKTLHMAALSAARYNEVLKPVYLRLRQAGKPFKVAIVAITRKLLIHLNSLMADLIKIPLAT, encoded by the coding sequence ATGAAAACCATCCATCAATCCGAACCTTCTGTCCACATCGGCGTCGATGTCGCCAAGGCCGAACTGGTCTGCGATCTCAACGGCTCCATCAAACGCTATCCCAACACCTCCGCCGGCATCTCCCGCTTCCTGCGCTCCGCGGCTGCCATCCCCGGCGCCCACATCATCTGCGAGTCCACCGGCGGCTACGAGAAGACCTTGGTCCAGACCTCCCTCCAGGGCGGTATCCCCGCCAGCAGTGTGCCGCCCCAGCGCGTTCGCGAATTCGCCAACAGCATCGGCGCCAAGGCCAAGAACGACCCCCGCGATGCCGCTGTCATCAGTCACTTCGCCGCCCAAGCCCGGCCCGTATCCGCCACACTTCTGAGTCCCGGCCGCCGCAAGCTCGATGCCCTCATGCGCTTCCGCGCCGAACTCATGGAATCGCTCCACCGCGAATCCTGCCGCCATGAGCACCATGACGATCCGCTCGTCTCCAAGCTCGCGAGGGCCCGCATCGCGCGGTTTGAGAAAGACATCGAAACGGTCAATGAGGCCGCCGCCGCAGTCATCGCCGCGGATCCCGAACTTGCACGCGCCGACGCCAGGCTGCGGGAGATCAGCGGCATCGGAGTCCAGACCACACGGACCCTGCTGGCCTTCCTGCCGGAGCTGGGCACCATCGGCCGGCGGCGGATCGCCTCGCTGGCGGGTCTCGCGCCATTTGACAATGACAGCGGCCAAACCAAGGGCAGGCGCTACATCCAGGGAGGGAGGGCGGCGGTTCGCAAGACGCTCCACATGGCGGCCCTCAGCGCGGCCCGTTACAACGAGGTTCTCAAACCGGTCTACCTGCGCCTCCGGCAGGCGGGCAAGCCGTTCAAGGTCGCCATCGTCGCCATCACCCGCAAACTGCTCATCCACCTCAATTCACTGATGGCCGATCTGATCAAAATACCCCTTGCCACGTAA
- a CDS encoding type B 50S ribosomal protein L31 — protein MKKDLHPKYNPVVFVDMTTGTRFVSRSTKSSDKKEVIDGVEHSIISIGITSDSHPFFTGQKQFVDTEGRIDKFQKRFGAVRRVGKPKLD, from the coding sequence ATGAAAAAGGACCTCCATCCGAAATACAACCCGGTCGTCTTCGTTGACATGACCACCGGCACGCGCTTCGTGTCCCGCTCCACCAAGTCTTCCGACAAGAAGGAAGTCATTGATGGCGTCGAGCACAGCATCATCTCCATCGGCATCACGTCGGACTCCCACCCGTTCTTCACGGGCCAGAAGCAGTTCGTCGACACAGAGGGCCGGATCGACAAATTCCAGAAGCGTTTCGGTGCGGTCCGCCGCGTCGGAAAGCCGAAGCTGGACTGA
- a CDS encoding Dabb family protein: protein MIHHVVFFQLKPDADAETMESLVRNSRSLLLKIPEVLNVRSGRNIDPSSPWPFFIAIEVDSLEKLRITQDSAHHLKLVEKFIKPNTTSHFAMDFELDPSKNLKYS, encoded by the coding sequence ATGATCCACCACGTCGTCTTTTTCCAGCTCAAGCCGGACGCTGACGCGGAGACGATGGAGTCGCTGGTCCGCAACAGCCGCAGCCTGCTGCTGAAGATCCCGGAGGTGCTCAACGTCCGCTCCGGCCGCAACATCGATCCGTCCTCCCCGTGGCCGTTCTTCATCGCCATCGAGGTGGACTCCCTGGAAAAGCTGCGCATCACCCAGGACAGCGCCCACCACCTGAAGCTGGTGGAAAAGTTCATCAAACCGAACACGACGTCCCACTTCGCGATGGATTTCGAGCTGGATCCCTCCAAGAACCTCAAATACTCCTGA
- a CDS encoding sulfite reductase subunit alpha, producing MAAPITIPDDAPFTPEQRAWLGGFLAQLLSGAPPAAQGPAVPVTILFGSQTGTAEGLAKKLFKTLKKGNYEPEVHDLSAYDISRLPKEKNLLVITSTYGDGEPPDSALDFHTALMGDSAPRMDGVSFSVLALGDSSYPDFCKCGIEFDTRFEALGGTRIFKRVDCDVDVDAPYAEWSAGTLAVIAPAASGAPVNGASAAEPAESGYSKKNPFPSPVVANFNLNGPGEKQTNHIAFSLDGSELEYEVGDALGVYPSNVPETVDELIAALPFKAGVVPLPDGGEAPLREALIHHYDIGTINKSVIQKWQQRSGSPFLRSLVEADDKKAFDDFCWGRDLIDLVVDHPADFTDAEDFVTVLKKLQPRLYSIASSPRAHPGEVHLCVGIVRYNSYGRKRGGICSTYLADRLNGGVKPRVYVHSNKAFRLPEKGESPVIMVGPGTGIAPFRAFLEDRKATGATGRNWLFFGNPYRQTDFLYEEELTGFLKDGTLARLDLAWSRDQKEKIYVQNLIVGQGAELWAWLQEGAAFYVCGDASRMAKDVDKALHDVIEKHGGLSAEDAAAYVSTMKKDKRYLRDVY from the coding sequence ATGGCTGCACCGATTACGATCCCTGATGACGCTCCTTTCACACCGGAACAACGCGCCTGGCTCGGCGGGTTCCTGGCCCAGCTTCTCTCCGGTGCCCCTCCCGCCGCCCAAGGCCCCGCCGTCCCGGTGACCATCCTTTTCGGCTCCCAGACCGGGACCGCCGAGGGACTGGCGAAGAAACTCTTCAAGACCCTCAAGAAAGGCAACTACGAGCCGGAGGTCCATGACCTCTCCGCCTACGACATCTCCCGCCTGCCGAAGGAAAAGAACCTCCTGGTCATCACCTCCACCTACGGGGACGGGGAGCCGCCGGACAGCGCGCTGGATTTCCACACCGCGCTGATGGGCGACTCCGCCCCGCGCATGGACGGAGTGTCCTTCTCCGTGCTCGCGCTCGGTGACTCCTCCTACCCGGATTTCTGCAAGTGCGGCATCGAGTTCGACACCCGCTTCGAAGCCCTCGGTGGCACCCGCATCTTCAAGCGCGTCGATTGCGACGTGGATGTGGACGCGCCCTACGCGGAATGGTCCGCCGGCACGCTGGCCGTCATCGCCCCCGCCGCCTCCGGCGCCCCTGTCAATGGCGCCTCCGCCGCGGAACCCGCCGAAAGCGGCTACTCGAAGAAGAACCCCTTCCCCTCCCCCGTCGTCGCAAATTTCAACCTCAACGGCCCGGGCGAGAAGCAGACCAACCACATCGCCTTCTCCCTCGACGGCTCCGAGCTGGAATACGAGGTCGGTGACGCACTGGGCGTCTATCCTTCCAACGTCCCGGAAACCGTGGACGAACTCATCGCCGCGCTGCCGTTCAAGGCCGGCGTGGTGCCGCTCCCGGACGGTGGCGAGGCTCCCCTCCGCGAGGCGCTCATCCACCACTACGACATCGGCACCATCAACAAGTCCGTCATCCAGAAGTGGCAGCAGCGCAGCGGCTCCCCCTTCCTGCGCTCCCTGGTGGAGGCGGATGACAAGAAGGCCTTCGACGACTTCTGCTGGGGCCGCGACCTCATCGATCTGGTCGTGGACCACCCGGCGGACTTCACGGACGCGGAGGACTTCGTCACCGTGCTGAAGAAACTCCAGCCGCGCCTTTACTCGATCGCCTCCAGCCCGCGCGCGCATCCCGGCGAGGTCCACCTGTGCGTGGGCATCGTCCGCTACAACAGCTACGGCCGGAAACGCGGCGGCATCTGCTCCACCTACCTGGCGGACCGCCTGAACGGTGGTGTGAAGCCACGCGTGTATGTCCACTCGAACAAGGCGTTCCGCCTGCCGGAGAAAGGTGAAAGCCCCGTCATCATGGTCGGCCCCGGCACCGGCATCGCGCCGTTCCGCGCCTTCCTGGAGGACCGCAAGGCCACCGGAGCCACCGGCCGCAACTGGCTGTTCTTCGGCAATCCCTACCGCCAGACCGACTTCCTCTATGAGGAGGAACTCACCGGCTTCCTCAAGGACGGCACGCTCGCACGGCTGGACCTCGCCTGGTCCCGCGACCAGAAGGAGAAGATCTACGTCCAGAACCTCATCGTCGGACAAGGCGCGGAACTCTGGGCATGGCTGCAGGAAGGCGCCGCCTTCTACGTCTGCGGCGACGCCTCCCGCATGGCCAAGGATGTGGACAAGGCCCTCCACGATGTCATCGAAAAGCACGGTGGCCTCAGCGCGGAGGATGCCGCCGCCTATGTCTCCACCATGAAAAAGGACAAGCGCTACCTGCGCGACGTTTATTGA
- the hisF gene encoding imidazole glycerol phosphate synthase subunit HisF, whose amino-acid sequence MLAKRIIPCLDVTDGRVVKGVNFVDLIDAGDPVEAAIAYNAQQADELVFLDITASSDNRNTMVDVVRRTAEQCFIPLTVGGGIRSVENMREMLLAGADKVGVNTSAVTNPGLVDEGAKIFGSQCIVVAIDAKREGPGKWGVYTHGGRKPVGLDAVEWAKEVWRRGAGEILLTSMDSDGTQAGYDIELTAAVSSAVGIPVIASGGAGNLDHMVDVLEAGKADAVLAASIFHFGKHTVAEAKKHFAERGVPVRPWVG is encoded by the coding sequence GTGCTCGCGAAACGAATCATTCCCTGCCTCGATGTGACGGACGGCCGTGTGGTCAAAGGCGTCAACTTTGTCGATCTCATCGATGCCGGGGATCCGGTGGAGGCTGCCATCGCCTACAACGCGCAGCAGGCGGATGAGCTGGTGTTCCTGGACATCACCGCGTCATCGGACAACCGCAACACCATGGTGGACGTGGTACGGCGCACTGCGGAGCAATGTTTCATCCCGCTGACGGTGGGTGGCGGCATCCGCAGCGTGGAGAACATGCGGGAGATGCTGCTGGCCGGTGCGGACAAGGTGGGGGTGAACACCTCCGCCGTGACGAATCCCGGCCTGGTGGATGAGGGGGCGAAGATTTTCGGCAGCCAGTGCATCGTCGTCGCCATCGACGCGAAGCGCGAGGGACCGGGGAAATGGGGCGTCTATACCCACGGCGGGCGCAAGCCGGTTGGGCTGGACGCCGTGGAGTGGGCGAAGGAAGTCTGGCGGCGCGGCGCGGGGGAGATCCTGCTCACCAGCATGGATTCCGACGGCACCCAGGCCGGCTATGACATCGAGCTGACGGCGGCGGTGTCCTCCGCGGTCGGCATCCCCGTCATCGCCAGCGGCGGCGCGGGGAATCTCGACCACATGGTGGACGTGCTGGAGGCCGGGAAAGCGGACGCCGTGCTGGCGGCGAGCATCTTCCACTTCGGCAAGCACACCGTCGCGGAGGCGAAGAAGCATTTCGCGGAGAGAGGCGTGCCGGTGCGGCCGTGGGTGGGGTGA